From Temnothorax longispinosus isolate EJ_2023e chromosome 3, Tlon_JGU_v1, whole genome shotgun sequence, one genomic window encodes:
- the LOC139810297 gene encoding uncharacterized protein — MDFTTQSFLLLFWKKHDSGIIFGMTPTQFEELLILIAPFIMKQRVIREPISAAERLCLTLKFLASGDSMISMSYQYLIGLTTASNIIEETCDAIWNCLQKEVLPSCLNADNWLNIAGDFETKWNFNHCIGAIDGKHVLLQCPDNAGSAYFNYKHSHSIVLLGICNADYIFTFVDIGGYGRRSDGGIFRDSIIGHKFNNREMNLPKPASLTINGPPLPYVLVGDEAFQLTEYLLRPYPGKGVLNQERTIFNYCLSRARRTIENTFGILVSRWRILKRPIICTVEKSMKIVQAIVCLHNFLRIQDIGVNQYVDDTLVDQDRPDGFVAGSWREDIEISALRDITTCGNNNSTRNAIEIRENFCKYFNTEGVIPWQFNNV, encoded by the exons ATGGATTTTACCACGCAATCTTTCCTGTTATTATTTTGGAAGAAGCACGATTCAGGAATTATTTTCGGGATGACTCCTACACAATTTGAAGAGTTACTAATTTTAATAGCACCATTTATTATGAAGCAAAGAGTGATTCGTGAGCCTATATCTGCAGCAGAACGACTATGTTTGACATTAAA gTTTCTAGCTTCTGGTGATTCGATGATATCTATGTCATATCAATACCTTATTGGATTAACAACTGCGAGTAACATCATTGAAGAGACATGTGATGCTATTTGGAATTGTCTGCAGAAGGAAGTACTTCCCTCTTGTTTGAATGCAGATAATTGGCTAAACATTGCTGGTGACTTCGAgacaaaatggaattttaacCATTGTATTGGAGCAATCGATGGGAAACATGTTCTTCTTCag tgCCCAGATAATGCAGGTtctgcatattttaattacaaacatAGCCATAGCATCGTATTACTTGGAATTTGCAATGCAGATTATATTTTCACCTTTGTTGACATCGGAGGTTATGGCCGACGCAGTGACGGTGGAATCTTTAGAGATTCTATAATAGGTCACAAATTCAACAATCGTGAAATGAATTTGCCAAAACCAGCATCTCTTACAATAAATGGGCCACCTTTACCTTACGTGCTTGTAGGAGACGAAGCATTTCAGTTAACAGAATACTTACTTCGGCCATATCCTGGAAAAGGCGTTTTAAATCAAGAACGAaccatttttaattactgtCTTAGTCGAGCCAGAAGAACGATTGAAAATACTTTTGGTATTTTGGTCAGCCGTTGGAGAATTTTAAAACGACCAATTATTTGTACGGTTGAAAAATCCATGAAAATTGTACAAGCTATTGTATGTCTGCACAACTTTCTTCGTATTCAAGATATCGGAGTAAACCAATATGTTGATGACACACTTGTTGATCAAGATAGACCTGATGGGTTTGTTGCTGGTTCTTGGAGAGAAGACATCGAAATCAGCGCGTTAAGAGATATTACTACATgtggtaataataatagtacaCGAAACGCAATCGAAATTCGTGAGAACTTTTGCAAGTATTTCAATACTGAAGGAGTTATACCATGgcaatttaataatgtttaa
- the LOC139810137 gene encoding uncharacterized protein codes for MSKNAYARREVCNRRMQEIHDLSLQAATDAAIRATFIARYSSVAKIADDFEATHLKVIQEAADFEVEDEIRASFDKMHYAVKSRYHRETGAPFGGAPAQPSGQASVVKLPKIPLPQFSGDLTLWPSFIALFNASIHNQQISAIEKYQYLLASLKGEPLNVVKNLPFSEEYYLIAYDSLVDRYRNKRRLADHHLNSIIEAKPLKAESAEALHHLLDTFTENTRALALMKFPTDSWDFILLKFLLDKLPCSLREKFESAHRAEEIPRCTQLTKFLAEHCQVLEAVAGPSSKTKSTPVSSFVTSTADCPVCKEPHYVSKCTQFLKLSPRERQAKARDLKLCFNCLRSGHGSKDCPSAWTCRSCGMQHHTLLHFEQASVPFPANAPAVTPVDDPAAPGDTDGN; via the coding sequence ATGTCGAAAAACGCATATGCGCGTCGCGAAGTATGCAATCGGCGTATGCAAGAAATACACGACCTCTCCCTACAAGCCGCGACCGACGCGGCAATCCGAGCGACCTTCATCGCTCGCTACTCGAGCGTAGCGAAGATCGCGGACGATTTTGAGGCCACCCACCTGAAGGTCATCCAAGAAGCGGCGGATTTCGAGGTCGAGGACGAAATCCGAGCCAGCTTCGATAAAATGCATTACGCCGTAAAGAGTCGATATCACCGTGAAACGGGCGCGCCATTCGGAGGCGCGCCGGCACAGCCCTCGGGTCAGGCCTCGGTGGTCAAGTTGCCTAAGATCCCGCTACCGCAGTTTTCCGGCGACCTTACGTTGTGGCCTTCCTTCATCGCGTTGTTCAACGCGTCGATACACAACCAGCAGATTTCCGCGATAGAGAAATACCAGTATCTGCTAGCTTCACTCAAGGGGGAACCACTCAACGTGGTGAAAAACCTGCCGTTTTCCGAGGAGTATTATCTGATCGCTTACGACTCGCTGGTCGATCGATACCGGAATAAGAGAAGGTTAGCGGACCATCACTTGAATTCGATAATCGAGGCAAAGCCATTGAAGGCGGAGTCGGCCGAGGCTCTTCACCACTTATTAGATACGTTTACCGAgaacacgcgcgcgctcgcgttgATGAAGTTCCCTACCGATTCATGGGACTTTATCCTACTGAAGTTTTTGTTAGACAAGCTTCCTTGTTCCCTTCGGGAAAAATTCGAGTCTGCTCACCGGGCTGAGGAAATACCGCGATGTACTCAACTCACGAAATTTCTAGCGGAACATTGTCAGGTTCTCGAGGCCGTCGCGGGCCCGTCCTCCAAAACCAAGTCCACGCCGGTCTCTTCGTTCGTGACTAGCACGGCCGATTGCCCCGTTTGTAAAGAGCCTCACTACGTGTCGAAGTGCACCCAGTTTTTGAAACTCTCGCCGAGAGAGAGGCAGGCTAAGGCTCGCGACTTAAAATTGTGCTTCAACTGCCTGCGCTCAGGGCACGGATCGAAAGATTGTCCCTCCGCGTGGACATGCCGATCGTGCGGTATGCAACACCATACGCTGCTGCATTTCGAGCAGGCCAGCGTCCCGTTCCCCGCGAACGCTCCGGCGGTCACTCCGGTCGAcgaccccgcggcgccggggGATACAGACGGAAACTAG